In the genome of Nonomuraea sp. NBC_00507, the window AGCGACTGGCTGCTCTGGCAGGAGCTCACCAAGCGGACCAACGTGACGCTCAAGCCGGTGGAGGTGCCGCTCAGCGACTACGAGAAGAAGCGCGGCCTGCTGGTCGGCTCCGGGCAGGCCCCGCTCATCATCCCGAAGACCTACCACCCGTCCGAAGAGGCGTTCGTCGCCTCCGGCGCCATCCTGCCGGTCAGTGACTACCTCGACCTGATGCCGAACTTCAAGGAAAAGATCGCCAAGTGGCAGCTCGAGCCGGAGCTGAACACGCTCCGGCAGGCCGACGGTAAGTTCTACCTGCTGCCCGGCATCCATGAGAGCCCTTGGGTGGACTACTCCCTGGCGGTCAGGACCGACATCCTGGAAAAGCACGGCCTGGAAATCCCGACGACCTGGGACGAGCTCTACACCGTGCTCAAGGCGCTGAAGAAGGAATACCCCGACCAATACCCCATGACCGACCGGTGGGGCGTGCCCACGCCGGGCGGCAACCTGCTCAAGCTCGTCGCCCAGGCCTACGGCGCCAAGGGCGGCTGGGAGTACCAGCACGCGACCTGGGACTCCGCCGCCGGCAAGTTCGCCTACACCGGCGCCATGCCGCAGTACAAGCAGATGATCGAGTATCTGCGGAAGCTGGTGGATGAGAAGCTGCTCGACCCGGAGAGCTTCACGCAGCAGGACGAGCAGGCCAAGCAGAAGTTCAACTCCGGCAAGTCCTTCGTCATCAGCACCAACGCGCAGTCGATGGTCAACGACTACCGGCCGACGCTCACCAAGCTCGTCCCCGACGCCAAGATCGTCAAGATTCCGGTGCCCATGGGACCGGTCGGGGAGTACAAGATCCAGACGCGGCTCGAGAACGGCGTCATGATCTCCAAGAAGGCGCTGGAGAACAAGAACTTCGTCGCCATGATGCAGTTCGTCGACTGGCTGTGGTACTCCGACCAGGGCCAGGAGTTCGCCAAGTGGGGCGTCGAGGGCACGACGTACACCAAGGACGCCTCCGGCAAGTTCACGCTGGCCAAGGACGTCGACTTCATCGGGCTCAACGCCGGCGCCCCCAAGCACCTGCAGAAGGACTTCGGCTTCTCCAACGGCGTGTTCGCCTACGGCGGCCCCCTCAAGCTCGTGCAGTCCACCTTCTCCGAGGAGGAGCTGGCCTTCCAGAACGTGATGAACGCCAGGAAGCTCTGGCCGGTGGATCCGCCGCGCCCGTTCAACGACGTGGAGCGCGAGCAGGCCACGCTGTGGGAGACGCCGCTGAAGGACTTCGTCACCCAGCAGACGCTCAAGTTCATCCTCGGCGAGCGCGACCTCAGCGAGTGGGACGCCTATGTCAAGGAGCTCGAGGGCAAGAACATGACGGCCTACATCAACCTCGTCAACACCGCCTACGAGCGGTTCAAGAAGGAACACGGCTGATCGCACATGCCCTTCGGCGTGCACCAGACGCTGTGGCCCGCGTCCGACCTGCTGGAGCAGTTCGCCACGCCGCGCCGCCAGCTCGCCGACAGCGCCCCGGGATCGGGGACGTCGCCTCGGCGTCGCCGGCGGTAGGGTGGACGTCGATCTCACGCTCGGCCGCCATGAGGTCACCCTGGTCGAGCTGACGCCGCCGTGGTGGGACGACAGGCGGCTCTTGGGGCAGGAGGTTCAATGGGCGAGGTGACGGCCGGGCGGCGGTTCGGTGAAGGACCGCTCTCGCGGGCCGCCGCGCTGATCTACACCCTGCTGGTGGTCGAGGGCATGTTCCTGCTCACGGCCGCGCCAGGGCTCCTGGCGCTCCCCCTGCTCGGCCAGGACGGCAGCAACGTGCCGCTGGCGGCGCTCTGCGCGCTGCCCCTCGGCCCCGCGCTGTCGGCCGCGCTCTACGCGGTGCGCCACCGCAGCCGGGATCTGGCGGACCTGCACCCGGCGGCGGCGTTCTGGCGCGGCTACAAGGCCAACGTGCGCGGGGTGCTGAAGATCTGGGTTCCGTGGCTGGCGGTGCTGGCCATCATCGGGACCAACTTCGCCAACTTCGCCGCCGCCGGGGTTCCGGGGTGGTGGGCGGTGCTGCTGGTGCTCGTCGCGGTGGCGGCCATGCTCTGGGCCGCCAACGCGCTGGTGATCACCTCGTTGTTCGCGTTCCGGGCCGTGGACGTGGCCAGGCTGGCGGCCTACTTCCTCATGCGCTTCCCCAAGGCGACCCTGGGCAACGTGTCCCTGCTGGTCGTGGCGGCCGGCGTCACCGTGATCGGCACCGAGCTGGCGGCGGCCGTTCTGGCTTCGGCGTTCGCGGCGGCCCTGCTGTGGAACAGCCGGACGATGATCGCCGAGGTCCAGGAGAAGTTCACCGCCTAGGGGATCCGCCGGCCGTGCGCGTCCGGCACCCCCGACTTGCGGAAGAAGTAAGCGTTGACCTGGTCACGCCACTCCTGCGCGCAGCGGAGCTGCTCGTCGAGCAGCTCCTGCACCCGGGTGTGCAGCGCCGGGTCGGCCAGCCCTTCCACCTTGTCCCAGTGCGTGCGCATCTCGGCCACCTCGTCGGCTCCGGCGAAGTGGGTGTCGTAGATGTGCTGGATGACCGTCGCGCCGCCGCGCAGCACGTGCCCGTACGGCACGTGGTGGAAGAACAGCAGCAGCTCGTCCGGGCACTGCTCGAGGGACTCGTAGACGTCCGACCACGGCCGCGGATACTGGCCGGTGTAGCCGGTGCCGGTGGCCCGCGTGCGGTCCACGCCGACGCCGTCGCGGTCGGCGAAGTGGTACGTCCCCCACGGCGTGTACTCGTAGCCGTCCACGTCCGGCCCGTAGTGATGGCCCGGCCTGACCATGAAGCCGACGCCGAGCGGGGCCGTGTACCGCTCGTAAGTCCGCCAGGAGCCGTCCATGATCGTGTGCAGCGTGCGCCGCAGCGGCTCGGCGTCGGGGGCGAACGTGAGGTCGATCCACTCGTCGAGGACGGTGTCAGGGGCGAGGCGCGGGTCCCAGGCCAGGCGGCCGAACTCGTACAGGTTGGCCTGGGCGAGCGGGTGGCCCGTCCAATACGCGTCGTCGCCCACGTTGGAGACCGCGACGAGCTCGGTGGCGACGTCGGCCACGTCGCGGCCGTCCCGGCCCCACGGCCGGAAGTCCAGCAGCTCGCGCCACAACGGGGCCAGGTAGCAGACATGCTTCTGCTGGCCGGTGTACTCCTGCGTCACCTGGAACTCCACCGCCAGCCGCGTCGCGGGCATGGCGGCGATCACCGGTGACACCGGCTCACGCGGCTGGAAGTCCATGGGGCCGTACTTCACCTGCAGGATCGCGTTGTCGCGGAAACTCCCGTCGAGCGGGGCGAAGTGGTCATAGGCGGCGCGGGCGCGGTCGGTCGACCGGTCGCGCCAGTCCTGCCGATGGTTGTAGACGAACGCCCGCCAGTGCACGACCCCGCCGTGCGGGGCCAGCGCGCCGGCCAGCAGGTTCGCGCCGTCGGCGTGGCTGCGCCCGTACGCGAACGGGCCCGGCTGGCCCTCGGAGTCGGCCTTCACCACGTAGCCGCCGAAATCGGGGATCGTCTCGTACACCCGCGCGGTGGTCGCCGCCCACCACCGTCGCACGTCCTCGTCGAGCGGGTCGGCGGTCGGCAGGCCGCCGAGCGCCATGGGGGAGGCGAAGGTGACCGACACGTGCACCCGGATCCCGTACGGGCGCAGCTCGGCCGCGATCGCGGCGACCTCGCCGAGCCGGTCGGTCAGCAGGTGGGCCTCCGTGGCGTGCACGTTCACGTTGTTGATCGCGACCGCGTTGATCCCGCACGCGGCCAGCAGCCGGCCGTAGGCCCGCACCCGCGTCAGGTCCTCGCGCAGGACGCCGTCCCGCCAGAAGATCGAGCCGCCCGCGTAGCCGCGCTCGACCTGGCCCATCACCGGGTGCACGTCGATGTTGTCCCAGTGATCGAGCATGCGCCGGTGCATCGCCGGCTCGTGCCGCTCCACCGGCCGCGCCGCCCCGAAAGCCGGCTCGCCGAGCCTGACCAGGTGGAACAGGCCGTAGAGCAGGCCGGCCGGGTCGCTCGCGAGCACCGCCGTGACGCCGTCGCGGCTGGCGAGCACGTAACCCTCCTCGCCGATCGGCCCGGCCTCGGCCGCGATCGCCGCCGCGCCCGGCGGCAACGGGCCGGCCGTGGTGAGCGCGAGCACGAGGTCGAAGGGGCCGTCACCGGCCCGCTCGGCGCTGCCGCCGTACCGGGCGCAGGCCGCCGCGACCTCATCGTGCACGGTCCCGGTGAGGGCGCCGTCGCCGAGCACGAGGGCCCGGCGCGAGCCGATCGCACGGAACGCCTCCGGCGGCAGCCACGCCGGATGCACGTCGGTCAGCGCAGGAATGGTCACAAGGCTCCTCCGGTCACGGCGATCGTCCCGGACGAATCTATCGAAATCGGCCAGGCGAGTGGAGGTCAGACCAGGCCCACGATAAGCCCCTCATCACGGACTCCCAGGTATGCCGCCGGGCGGAACTGCCGCATCGCCTGCTCGATGACCGGGATGTACTTGGGGTTCGAGCCGAGGGGGAGCCGGTAGCCGTTCTTGACCGTGTGGAACTCCCACAAGTGCTCCATGTCCGGGTGACGCGGCCGGAAGCCCAGGTCGGCGGGGAAGAGGTCGAGCCGGACCATGATCCTGCGCAGGATGTAGTCGGCCGGCTGGGTGCGGACCTGCTTGGTGCGTGAGATGCCCACCCCGGACAGCTCGCCCCACGCCACCGCCCACGGCTTGCCCTGCGGGTCGTCCCAGCGCACGCCGAAGCCGTCGAAGACCAGCCGGCGGGGGCGGCTCAGCCTGCGCCAGGCGACGATCGGCAGCAGGCCGATGGCGAGGAAGATCAGCCCGAAGACCACGCCTGCCGACGCGCCGTCCGCGCCGCCGGTCACCTGGCCGGTGGCCGCCCAGTAAAGCGTCATGACCCCGATGACGCCCGCGACCGAGCCGCCGATCAGCGCCTTCACCTTGGCGTCGCGACCGACGTCGATCACCACGGGAGGTGGGGTGTTCAACGGTGGCTGGTGGGGGCCGTACGTCATAGCAGAGCACGATAGCGGGGCTAGGTCCGCGTATTGCACGCATAAGTGGTTTGCGAAGCATCGGGCCCCGCTATCCGGTGATCAGTGCGTTGACGACGAGGGTCTCCGCGCCCGCGGGCCCGTCCAGCCGGATCGACACCTCCCACGCTCCGGACATGGGGAACAGCTCGCCCTCGGCCACGAAACGGCCGGGGGCCGCCTCCCGCGCGGTGAGCTCGGGGGTGGCGTGCCCCATGCCGGGCATCACCGCCGACACGGCCACGGCGTCCGGATCGCCCGAGGTCACCAGTACCTCGACCGGGACGCGGCCCGTCGTCGGCTCGTCGATGACGACGGTGACGGCGTAGCGGGAGCCTGTGCTGCTCACGCGGAGCGGCTCGGCCCCCAGGCTCCGGCCCACGATGAAGATCACGGCCGCCGCGACGACCAGGGCGACGGCGATCATGATCCGCTTCATCGGGCGGCCTCTGCGACGTCCACGGTGAACGGCAGGGTCACGATGCGGTCGGCCAGGGCGTACTGGGCCCAGGCGAGATACCGTCCCGGCTCCGGGAAGCTGAAGGTGAAGCGCAGCCGGGGATTGCCGGGACCCATCTCGTGCACGTGGCCGAGGAAGTCGCCGTCCTGACTGCGGACGATCAGGTGACCGCTCATGCCGAGCCACGGCCGCACGGATCCCGTGGTGTCGAGCTCGACCGTCGTCGGCTGGCCCGCGACAGGAACGGCGGGCTGCGTCCGCGGTGGCGCGGTGGGGTCACGGCCGTCGGGCGTGGCGCCACCGTCGACGTCTGCGGTGGCGTCGTCAGCACCGTCGGCGATCCCGGCACGGGCGGCGTCGGACGTCGCGCCGTCGCCATCGGTGGCGGAGCTATCCGCGTCCGCTTCGCCACCGATGGCGAAGCGTCCGGCGAGGAGTTGCCCGCCGGAGTCCTCCCGCTCCAGTTCGACATGCGTCAAGTAGGCGCCGGGCCGGTCTGCCCGCAGCCTGACCTCCAGCCGTCCCGGCGCCGTGCGCAGCGGGTGCACGTGTCGGAAGAACCGCCCGTCCTCGCTGGTGACGACCACGTGGGCGAGCGCCTCGTGATGGACCGCGAGATCGTCCACGGGCCGCCCGGTGGATCCGTCGACGAGATCCACCCGTACGGTGAACTCCTCGCCCGGGGTCGGCCGCGCCGGGACCGTCCGCACCCGCCCCTGCACGAACGGGCGCCCGCCCGCCTGCGAGGTGACCACGGGCGCGGCGCCGTCCGGCGGCCCGGCAGGCAGCATCGGCTCGAACACCATGGCCATGACCGCGACCGTCACCCCCACGGCCGCGCCACCCGACACCGCCATGGCGCGGCCCGGCCGGGCCAGAGCCCCGGTGAGCAGGCCGCCCACCAGCAGCAGCCCCGCCACGAAGAACCCGCCGTAGATCAGGAACTCCGCGCCCGACCCGCGCTCCACGAGCACGCGGAACGGCACCACGGCGACCTCGTTCCCCGCCCGCAGCGTGAGCTCGTGGGGCCCGGTCCGCTCCACCCTGAGCGCCGTGTACTGCGGATCTCGCACCGCTGGACGCGCCACCCCGGTCACCGTGCGGCCGTCCTCCACCGACCGGACCGCCAGCTCGATCGGCGGGCCGGTGACCGGTTCGAAGGCGATGACGCCGATCCGCAGCGGCCCGGGCACCCGCGTGGTGCCCTTGACCACCACGGTGACCTCCATGCCGGCGATCGTCTGGGCGATCCGTAGATCCGCGCCGGCCGAGACGTTGTGCGCCGCGGCCGGCGCGGCGCACGCCAGCACCAGTACGGCGACCAGGCAGAGCAGCCGGATCATGCCCTGTCGTCGACGGGCGGATCGACCGGATCGCCTAGACCGGCCCGGCTGGGCAGGTCAGCGGTGCCGGGCGAGTCGGGCAGGTCCGCCGTGCCGGGCCGGCCGGTCGCGTTGGGCAGGAACAGCGCCCCGAGCAGCAGCCCGATCAGCCCGGCCACGATCGGCGCGCCGGTCCACATCTCCGGAATGCCGGGCAGCCCGCCGCCTGTCGCGGAGGCGAACCCGAGATACAGCGACCACGTGGCGAAGCTCGACAACCCGGCGAACGCCCAGAAGGCGAAGCGCCGGCCGGCCGACGGGCGCAGCCAGAGGATCAGCAGGTCGGCGGCGAGGCCCCCGGCCACCACGGCCAGCAGGATCGGCACGTTGTCGAACGCCGTCTGCGCGCCCGGCATGAGCACCGCCAGCGCGTACATGAGGGTCACGCTGCCGAACGGCAGCCGCCACCGGCGCACCAGCAGCAGGACGGGCGCGAGCAGGACGATGTTGGTGAGGGCGATCGTCGTGGCGAGCCGGTCCGCACCCCCGTCGTCCAGGAAGGAGAAGGCCTCGACGACGTGGGGGGCGCGCCACTGCAGGGCGTCGCCGTACGACAGGAACAACGACACCAGCGTGGTCGCGAACGCCAGCCCGATCAGCGCCGGCAGCAGCCGGCCGAGCGTCGGCCGCGCGCCCACGTCGGGGGCGTTCCAGGCCGAGCGGAGCGGTGTGGTGATGATGATCAGCATCGACGTGACCAGCCCCAGATGCGACGGGCTGAACAGGATGTCGATGGTCGTCTCGATGCCGAGGAGGGTGTGCCACATCATGTCGGCGAAGCCGAAGGCGGCGAACGCGGGCACCGCCACCAGCCCGGCCAGATACCCCTGGGGCACCGCCGCCATTCCCTGCCGGCCGGCGCGCACGTTGCGCCACACCTGCCAGATGAT includes:
- a CDS encoding ABC transporter substrate-binding protein, which gives rise to MQHISRRQALIGLGALTFVVTGCGGDEAPKKTADSANKAGAMAGYAAGQQFKATEAVTFDILHLNNPFYPLKSDWLLWQELTKRTNVTLKPVEVPLSDYEKKRGLLVGSGQAPLIIPKTYHPSEEAFVASGAILPVSDYLDLMPNFKEKIAKWQLEPELNTLRQADGKFYLLPGIHESPWVDYSLAVRTDILEKHGLEIPTTWDELYTVLKALKKEYPDQYPMTDRWGVPTPGGNLLKLVAQAYGAKGGWEYQHATWDSAAGKFAYTGAMPQYKQMIEYLRKLVDEKLLDPESFTQQDEQAKQKFNSGKSFVISTNAQSMVNDYRPTLTKLVPDAKIVKIPVPMGPVGEYKIQTRLENGVMISKKALENKNFVAMMQFVDWLWYSDQGQEFAKWGVEGTTYTKDASGKFTLAKDVDFIGLNAGAPKHLQKDFGFSNGVFAYGGPLKLVQSTFSEEELAFQNVMNARKLWPVDPPRPFNDVEREQATLWETPLKDFVTQQTLKFILGERDLSEWDAYVKELEGKNMTAYINLVNTAYERFKKEHG
- a CDS encoding DUF624 domain-containing protein; the encoded protein is MGEVTAGRRFGEGPLSRAAALIYTLLVVEGMFLLTAAPGLLALPLLGQDGSNVPLAALCALPLGPALSAALYAVRHRSRDLADLHPAAAFWRGYKANVRGVLKIWVPWLAVLAIIGTNFANFAAAGVPGWWAVLLVLVAVAAMLWAANALVITSLFAFRAVDVARLAAYFLMRFPKATLGNVSLLVVAAGVTVIGTELAAAVLASAFAAALLWNSRTMIAEVQEKFTA
- a CDS encoding alpha-glucuronidase translates to MTIPALTDVHPAWLPPEAFRAIGSRRALVLGDGALTGTVHDEVAAACARYGGSAERAGDGPFDLVLALTTAGPLPPGAAAIAAEAGPIGEEGYVLASRDGVTAVLASDPAGLLYGLFHLVRLGEPAFGAARPVERHEPAMHRRMLDHWDNIDVHPVMGQVERGYAGGSIFWRDGVLREDLTRVRAYGRLLAACGINAVAINNVNVHATEAHLLTDRLGEVAAIAAELRPYGIRVHVSVTFASPMALGGLPTADPLDEDVRRWWAATTARVYETIPDFGGYVVKADSEGQPGPFAYGRSHADGANLLAGALAPHGGVVHWRAFVYNHRQDWRDRSTDRARAAYDHFAPLDGSFRDNAILQVKYGPMDFQPREPVSPVIAAMPATRLAVEFQVTQEYTGQQKHVCYLAPLWRELLDFRPWGRDGRDVADVATELVAVSNVGDDAYWTGHPLAQANLYEFGRLAWDPRLAPDTVLDEWIDLTFAPDAEPLRRTLHTIMDGSWRTYERYTAPLGVGFMVRPGHHYGPDVDGYEYTPWGTYHFADRDGVGVDRTRATGTGYTGQYPRPWSDVYESLEQCPDELLLFFHHVPYGHVLRGGATVIQHIYDTHFAGADEVAEMRTHWDKVEGLADPALHTRVQELLDEQLRCAQEWRDQVNAYFFRKSGVPDAHGRRIP